The following coding sequences are from one Triticum aestivum cultivar Chinese Spring chromosome 5A, IWGSC CS RefSeq v2.1, whole genome shotgun sequence window:
- the LOC123106695 gene encoding stress-induced protein SAM22, with product MVAGCFITDECALAVSTERMWKAVFSGEDTAVLPKACAGFIDAVDVEGDGGPGSVSTMTLSPAAAELAGSGVMRSRLVARDNAARVIKTELLEGSKVSAQLKSQVAEVKLEAAGEGACVAKLRVEYERLDGGGALSAEDQATLAAGYLDVLKMVEAYLVAHPAEYA from the coding sequence ATGGTCGCCGGCTGTTTCATCACCGACGAGTGCGCCCTGGCGGTGTCGACGGAGCGGATGTGGAAGGCGGTCTTCTCCGGCGAGGACACGGCCGTCCTGCCCAAGGCCTGCGCGGGCTTCATCGACGCCGTGGACGTCGAGGGCGACGGCGGACCCGGCAGCGTCTCCACCATGACGCTCAGCCCGGCGGCAgcggagctcgccggctcgggcgtGATGAGGAGCCGCCTGGTGGCGCGCGACAACGCGGCCCGGGTGATCAAGACGGAGCTGCTGGAGGGCAGCAAGGTGAGCGCCCAGCTCAAGTCGCAGGTGGCCGAGGTGAAGCTCGAGGCGGCCGGGGAGGGTGCTTGCGTGGCGAAGCTCAGGGTGGAGTACGAGAggctcgacggcggcggcgcgctgTCGGCGGAGGACCAGGCGACGCTCGCCGCGGGGTACCTCGACGTGCTCAAGATGGTCGAGGCTTACCTCGTCGCGCACCCCGCCGAGTACGCCTAA